A single region of the Kryptolebias marmoratus isolate JLee-2015 linkage group LG10, ASM164957v2, whole genome shotgun sequence genome encodes:
- the foxi2 gene encoding forkhead box protein I2 has protein sequence MNSIDPQHHQQHLSSPTVGSLPPKGARQESPDAMAAAAYCDNLSGAYHQQPGLQGAQRAGYGLQEYASSPNPYLWLNGPGVSPSAPYLHGNNPAPFVPPSYGPQRPFIGGSAGFGAPDLGWFSISTQEELLKLVRPPYSYSALIAMAIQNAQEKKLTLSQIYQYVADNFPFYKKSKAGWQNSIRHNLSLNDCFKKVPRDEDDPGKGNYWTLDPNCEKMFDNGNFRRKRKRRSDPSVAGAAAAKVEDCRGTVGPPLKPSESPQLLGPSSPDLDSMNESQRSSSPLGLAANAPCFNNFYSNMSALGSGAPGRQGPLGLVNELSNRNVTALSPYPHHGHPGGQDPGGSEHSDGLHFNRGVYYNALSGAQSGQFNSHFYNSFSVNSLIYPRDGTEV, from the exons ATGAACTCTATCGACCCTCAGCACCACCAGCAGCACCTGTCCTCCCCCACCGTCGGCTCCCTCCCACCTAAAGGCGCGCGCCAGGAGTCCCCGGACGCCATGGCCGCGGCCGCGTACTGCGACAACCTGAGCGGCGCGTACCACCAGCAGCCGGGCCTGCAGGGCGCGCAGAGAGCCGGCTACGGCCTGCAGGAGTACGCGTCCTCCCCGAACCCGTACCTGTGGCTGAACGGGCCGGGGGTCAGCCCCTCCGCGCCCTACCTGCACGGGAACAACCCCGCGCCCTTCGTGCCGCCCTCCTACGGCCCCCAGCGGCCCTTCATCGGCGGCTCGGCCGGGTTCGGCGCGCCGGACCTGGGCTGGTTCTCCATCAGCacccaggaggagctgctgaagctggtccGGCCGCCCTACTCCTACTCGGCGCTCATCGCCATGGCCATCCAGAACGCGCAGGAGAAGAAGCTGACCCTGAGTCAGATCTACCAGTACGTGGCCGACAACTTCCCCTTCTACAAGAAGAGCAAGGCGGGCTGGCAGAACTCCATCCGGCACAACCTGTCCCTGAACGACTGCTTCAAGAAGGTCCCGCGGGACGAGGACGACCCAG GCAAAGGGAACTACTGGACGTTGGACCCAAACTGTGAAAAAATGTTCGACAATGGGAATTTTCGCAGGAAAAGGAAACGGCGGTCCGACCCGAGCGTGGCCGGAGCGGCGGCAGCTAAGGTTGAGGACTGCAGAGGGACCGTGGGCCCCCCCCTGAAGCCCTCGGAGAGCCCCCAGCTCCTGGGGCCCTCCTCCCCGGACTTGGACTCGATGAACGAGTCCCAGCGCTCCTCCTCTCCGCTGGGACTCGCCGCAAACGCTCCGTGTTTCAACAACTTTTACAGCAACATGTCCGCCCTCGGCTCGGGGGCCCCCGGCCGGCAGGGGCCCCTCGGACTGGTGAACGAGCTGTCCAACAGGAACGTAACCGCCCTGAGCCCGTACCCCCACCACGGCCACCCCGGGGGGCAGGACCCGGGGGGGTCGGAGCACAGCGACGGCCTGCACTTCAACCGTGGAGTTTACTACAACGCGCTGAGCGGCGCGCAGAGCGGACAGTTCAACTCCCACTTCTACAACAGCTTCAGCGTCAACAGCCTGATCTACCCCCGGGACGGCACCGAGGTCTGA